One segment of Pyricularia oryzae 70-15 chromosome 3, whole genome shotgun sequence DNA contains the following:
- a CDS encoding spherulin-1B has translation MRHISAFTVPSFLSIFAILASAQASPKPTECSALSGDATSTLAARCTPHAADRFTLLPDDSQFVFNFNQTQEGAGDGGMLVVANRKTFPALVGTGSGMAVGRVGPCGLNTFHTHPRSAELQLVVQGRLVTEMMPENGIVDGEGKPRVIKNEIGTYQMTPFYQGSVHTQFNPDCSDAVFVAAFSSEDPGAGQVVEQTIAFTDDLIAAAFGQSISGENLEAVRKAIPSSIAFGVESCLERCGIEKKSM, from the exons ATGCGTCACATCTCGGCTTTTACAGTCCCCAGCTTTCTTTCTATCTTTGCGATACTAGCTTCGGCTCAAGCGTCCCCAAAACCGACGGAATGTTCGGCGCTTAGCGGAGACGCAACCTCGACTCTAGCAGCCCGCTGCACGCCTCA CGCCGCCGACCGGTTTACTCTTCTCCCGGACGATTCTCAGTTTGTGTTCAACTTCAACCAAACCCAGGAAGGcgccggcgatggcggcATGCTTGTAGTCGCAAACCGCAAAACCTTTCCCGCCTTGGTCGGGACGGGTTCTGGGATGGCCGTTGGTCGTGTGGGAC CTTGTGGCCTTAACACCTTCCACACCCACCCCCGATCGGCAGAGCTGCAACTGGTCGTGCAAGGACGTCTGGTTACTGAAATGATGCCCGAAAACGGAATCGTGGACGGCGAAGGAAAGCCCCGCGTCATTAAGAACGAGATTGGAACTTACCAAATGACGCCCTTTTATCAAGGTTCGGTTCACACGCAGTTCAACCCTGATTGTTCCGATGCCGTCTTCGTAGCTGCTTTTTCCAGCGAGGATCCCGGCGCCGGCCAGGTGGTCGAGCAGACGATCGCGTTCACGGACGACCTGATCGCCGCCGCGTTCGGGCAGTCGATTTCTGGCGAAAACCTCGAGGCTGTGCGCAAGGCGATTCCCAGTAGCATTGCTTTTGGGGTCGAAAGCTGCCTGGAAAGGTGCGGTATTGAGAAGAAATCGATGTGA